The following proteins come from a genomic window of Eleginops maclovinus isolate JMC-PN-2008 ecotype Puerto Natales chromosome 8, JC_Emac_rtc_rv5, whole genome shotgun sequence:
- the map1b gene encoding microtubule-associated protein 1B isoform X1, whose protein sequence is MATLVQSAEMETLGGQSSTGTSPTSASSSQHFNDSKFYLLVVIGEIITEDHLKCAIADIERGIRSWDTNLIDCNLDQELKLFVSRHSARFSADVRGQRILHHKSNVLETVVLINPSDEAVSTEARLMISDTARHKLLVLSGQCSENNGELILQSGSFSFFKFIDIFTDQEIGELLSTIHPANKANLTLSCPQQGEWKNSNLDKHNLQDFIHMKLNSTLILPEMEGLSEFTEYLSESVEIPTPFEILEPPTSGGFLKLSKPCCYIFPAGNGDSALFAVNGFNMLINGGSDRKSCFWKLVRHLDRVDSILMTHIGDDNLPGINSMLQRKVAEQEEEQSQGSTANSDMVKNMISPDIGIVFVNLPENLDSPEPNYRVRKSFEEAAFTQQFLTKLNLRLEPLQRPVGNTIEPLILFQKMGVGKLEMYVLNPSKNSKEMQHFMKQWTGSEKDTASILLPNGKESEFPVSYLTSISSLIVWHPANPSDKVVRVLFPGNATQHHVFEGLEKLKHLDFLKQPVVTQKAMSSNMPSTPTLKQAKMKHRTDSKESLKSTPRPSPSRSIRKDSKEESLEKAKTDAESSHEKPQKAEKKEKAPLKKEKTKAPEKESKAKAEQTTQNETPEKKKSEIKPKIEKVVKKETKVSVEKKKEVRKEVAKKDDTPKHEVKKDEKVKKEEAKKVIKKDIRRDSPMKEKKEEKKDLKKDVKRPIKDIKKTSAAGEEKSPAPKPKPLKKDALKKDAGTPSKLKDKGKPKVTKKDTKGESAKLAATAAAVAEDPEVVRSLMSTPEDLTKDFEELRAEELVEDDATVQHIKEEEAVMIHQEEIMQYKESPEALESLDEGITTTEVEGDNEETPEEQVVKGKLIGSVSEKFEDEGTVMEETSEGGDYEEKGEMEEIYEPQRVEPNKDKLTPSEDEHQDQKDEVKQVDSVKDNDDLTNKNEESRHISETQTEKQYPFLSASPKVSSPVSLAGSIHEEMFPVGFESSTASDDENRDEPPEDYTVSSGLTQSTIEISSVPTPIDEMSTPKDIASDENINDESPSQDFGRFGKSASGEFDRKKPSPLQDLPVLDHSHSDATEGHDYHHSASTISPPSPLEEDKFNKGFFTAGKLEGLATAQELCDTDSTRLSSNSTTSPLVRSPSVDRKDKFDSPSLFASPIELSTTMTGSPAATVDPFISPDDKTLEGANSPQSSGHTPYYQSPVDEKAGAIPPMSEDKAKGPVIVEVTSDKEESSNRSTPEPEPERSSAVEKLMFSSKSPPPTEPDSPTKTEKSHFDTVEKKTEDSILSSVPMTKQELDTNPFTAFKDESKMSISEGTTSDKSETPLEEVVAEDTFSHLASASTASLATSSFPEPTTDSPSLHAEVGSPHSTEVDDSFSVSVVQTPTAFQEAEGSPTKEDSPRPMSISPDISPKMKSRTQDSKSPEHSTMSIEFGQDSPDHSLALDFSKQSPEHPSAGGTSRATENGPTEVDYSPSDGTDERPSEDRNSAVEKPFLFEESYSILATSATPSDASQSTPSVTTPCQMTEMLHAAAEQTDKSPVTTKASSLTHSPHSNEPSPVLGSPSAKDSHSPISPSVESITNTSDTLQKYDKSPSPPKAASPSLTFSYSKEDTFSPAKETNPFKCEDSTPEAKSPVSPKVPCPSYLPLSSDPCHYNSASGSRDPDAIKKSPSAPSKTDVDLCLVTSCEYRHPKTELSPSFINPSPMEYFINEENAMDEEKLLTKSGGGPPPPGGKLSAKQCEETPPTSISESAPSQTDSDVPPGTEECPSITADANIDSEDDSETLPTDRTLTYRHADPPPVALRDSAPSAGHHDVCMVDPDALKAEENLHNANTDGGEKPKKKKLIKKSSSPARKSTLSKVKDTKTASPKKSVGEGKDAKNATNTSASRGVKSATSGTGSGKVSAGAALPNCPPMFMDLVYIPNHCNAKNVDAEFFKRVRSSYYVVSGNDPTAQEPSRSVLDALLEGKAQWGNNLQVTLIPTHDTDVMREWYQETHDKQQELNIMVLASSSTVVMQDESFPACKIEM, encoded by the exons ATGGCCACCCTGGTACAATCCGCAGAAATGGAGACTTTAGGCGGTCAGAGTAGCACCGGGACGTCTCCCACATCCGCCAGCTCCTCGCAGCACTTCAACGACAGTAAATTTTACCTGCTGGTTGTGATCGGGGAGATCATAACGGAGGATCACCTAAAGTGTGCCATTGCAGACATAGAGAGAG GGATCCGGTCATGGGACACCAACCTCATCGACTGTAACCTGGACCAGGAGCTGAAGCTGTTTGTCTCCAGACATTCAGCTCGTTTCTCTGCAGATGTCCGAG GACAGAGAATTCTTCACCATAAGAGTAATGTACTGGAGACCGTGGTGCTCATCAACCCTTCAGATGAAGCAGTCAGTACCGAG GCTCGTTTGATGATCTCAGACACTGCTAGACACAAGCTTCTGGTTCTATCTGGTCAATGCTCTGAAAACAATGGGGAGTTGATCCTTCAGTCTggatctttctctttcttcaaaTTCATAGACATATTCACTGACCAAGAG ATTGGTGAATTGCTCAGCACCATTCACCCAGCAAACAAAGCCAACCTCACACTCTCCTGCCCTCAACAAGGGGAGTGGAAAAACTCCAACCTGGACAAACACAACTTGCAGGACTTCATTCACATGAAACTCAACTCTACTCTCATACTCCCTGAAATGGAGGGCCTCTCAGAGTTCACAGAGTATTTATCTGAATCCGTAGAGATCCCGACTCCTTTTGAAATATTAGAACCGCCAACCTCAGGTGGATTCCTCAAACTCTCCAAACCATGCTGTTACATTTTCCCTGCCGGAAATGGTGATTCTGCTCTCTTTGCCGTCAACGGCTTTAACATGCTCATCAACGGTGGCTCGGACCGGAAGTCGTGCTTCTGGAAGCTGGTGAGGCATCTGGACCGGGTGGACTCCATCCTCATGACCCACATTGGTGACGACAACCTGCCAGGCATCAATAGCATGCTGCAGAGGAAGGTTgcagagcaggaagaggagcagTCACAGGGTTCAACAGCTAACAGCGACATGGTGAAGAACATGATCTCTCCAGATATTGGTATTGTATTTGTGAATCTTCCTGAAAACCTAGACAGCCCTGAACCTAATTACAGAGTTCGGAAGAGTTTTGAGGAGGCAGCATTCACTCAGCAGTTCCTCACAAAGCTAAATTTGAGGTTAGAGCCTTTGCAGAGGCCTGTTGGAAACACTATAGAACCACTGATTCTTTTTCAGAAAATGGGCGTTGGGAAACTTGAGATGTATGTGCTTAATCCATCAAAGAACAGCAAGGAGATGCAGCACTTTATGAAGCAGTGGACAGGGAGTGAGAAAGACACCGCCTCCATTCTGCTGCCAAATGGAAAAGAATCCGAGTTCCCTGTCTCTTACTTGACTTCAATCTCTTCCCTCATTGTGTGGCATCCTGCAAATCCCTCAGATAAGGTTGTGCGTGTTCTCTTTCCTGGAAATGCCACCCAGCATCATGTCTTTGAAGGTTTAGAAAAACTAAAGCATTTGGACTTTCTGAAGCAGCCGGTTGTCACACAGAAAGCGATGTCTTCTAATATGCCGTCAACACCAACACTGAAGCAAGCTAAGATGAAACACAGAACAGACAGCAAAGAGAGCCTCAAATCTACCCCAAGGCCATCACCAAGCAGAAGCATCAGGAAGGATTCAAAGGAAGAGTCACTagaaaaagcaaagacagatGCAGAATCCTCTCATGAAAAACCACAAAAGgctgagaaaaaagaaaaagccccgctgaaaaaggaaaagacaaaggCACCTGAGAAAGAATCAAAAGCAAAGGCAGAGCAAACGACTCAGAACGAAACTCCAGAGAAAAAGAAGTCTGAAATAAAACCCAAGATTGAAAAGGTTGTTAAAAAGGAGACCAAAGTGTctgtggaaaagaaaaaagaagttAGGAAAGAAGTGGCAAAGAAAGATGATACACCCAAACATGAAGttaaaaaggatgaaaaagtaaagaaagaggAGGCAAAGAAAGTTATCAAAAAGGATATCAGAAGAGACTCGCCtatgaaggagaagaaggaagaaaagaaagacttGAAGAAAGACGTCAAAAGGCCAattaaagacataaaaaagacaTCCGCTGCTGGGGAGGAAAAGAGTCCAGCACCAAAACCAAAGCCCCTGAAAAAAGATGCTTTAAAGAAAGATGCAGGAACACCATCAAAATTAAAAGACAAAGGAAAGCCAAAGGTGACAAAGAAGGACACAAAAGGGGAAAGTGCCAAACTTGCAGcgactgcagctgctgttgcaGAGGATCCAGAAGTGGTTAGATCTCTGATGTCAACACCAGAGGACCTCACTAAGGACTTTGAGGAGCTTAGAGCTGAAGAGCTTGTGGAGGATGATGCAACTGTGCAACACATCAAGGAAGAAGAGGCTGTGATGATCCACCAGGAAGAAATAATGCAGTACAAAGAGTCACCTGAGGCATTAGAGTCTTTGGATGAGGGTATAACAACAACAGAGGTTGAAGGAGACAATGAAGAGACTCCAGAAGAACAAGTTGTTAAGGGAAAACTCATTGGCAGTGTAAGTGAGAAGTTTGAAGATGAAGGCACTGTAATGGAGGAGACATCAGAAGGAGGGGATTATGAAGAGAAGGGAGAGATGGAAGAAATTTATGAACCACAAAGAGTGGAACCAAATAAAGATAAGCTTACTCCCAGTGAAGATGAACACCAAGACCAAAAAGATGAAGTAAAACAAGTGGATAGTGTTAAAGACAATGATGATTTAACTAATAAAAATGAGGAAAGTCGTCACATAAGTGAGACACAGACCGAGAAACAGTATCCGTTTCTTTCAGCATCACCCAAAGTATCCTCACCTGTTTCTCTAGCAGGATCTATCCATGAAGAGATGTTTCCGGTTGGCTTTGAGAGCTCCACAGCTTCAGATGATGAGAACAGAGATGAGCCCCCTGAAGATTACACTGTCAGCTCTGGCCTTACTCAGTCCACTATTGAGATCTCTAGTGTGCCTACTCCAATAGATGAGATGTCAACTCCTAAGGACATTGCAAGCGATGAAAACATCAATGATGAGTCTCCTTCACAGGACTTTGGCAGGTTTGGGAAATCAGCATCTGGTGAGTTTGATAGGAAGAAGCCCTCTCCACTTCAGGATTTGCCAGTGTTAGATCACTCTCACAGTGATGCCACAGAAGGCCATGACTACCACCACTCAGCTTCCACAATATCTCCCCCTTCACCTCTAGAAGAGGATAAATTCAACAAAGGATTTTTCACCGCGGGGAAACTTGAAGGGCTTGCAACAGCTCAAGAGTTATGTGACACAGACTCCACTAGACTCAGTTCAAATTCCACTACATCACCTCTTGTACGTTCTCCCTCAGTGGACCGCAAGGACAAGTTTGATTCTCCATCATTGTTTGCTTCTCCAATTGAACTGTCTACCACAATGACAGGGTCCCCAGCAGCAACAGTTGATCCCTTCATTAGCCCAGATGACAAGACATTGGAAGGAGCTAACTCGCCTCAGTCCTCTGGTCACACACCTTACTATCAGTCCCCGGTAGATGAAAAAGCCGGAGCTATACCACCTATGTCAGAAGATAAAGCAAAGGGTCCAGTCATTGTGGAGGTCACAAGTGATAAAGAGGAGTCTTCCAATAGAAGTACCCCAGAGCCTGAACCAGAAAGGTCCTCCGCTGTAGAGAAGTTAATGTTCTCCTCAAAAAGTCCACCTCCAACTGAACCAGATTCCCCAACAAAGACGGAGAAGTCACACTTTGATACAGTTGAGAAGAAAACTGAAGATTCAATCTTGTCTTCAGTACCAATGACCAAACAGGAATTAGACACTAATCCTTTTACAGCTTTCAAAGACGAGAGTAAAATGTCAATTTCAGAGGGTACCACATCAGATAAGTCTGAAACTCCTCTGGAGGAGGTGGTAGCAGAAgatacattttctcatttagCTTCAGCATCCACCGCCTCGCTGGCCACCAGCTCTTTTCCAGAACCCACCACAGACTCTCCTTCCCTTCATGCTGAAGTAGGATCTCCTCACTCAACAGAAGTAGATgactctttctctgtctctgtggttCAGACTCCAACTGCCTTTCAAGAAGCTGAGGGATCTCCAACCAAGGAAGATAGCCCAAGGCCAATGTCTATCTCCCCAGACATCTCACCAAAGATGAAAAGCAGAACACAGGATTCAAAATCCCCAGAGCACTCCACCATGTCAATAGAGTTTGGCCAGGATTCCCCTGACCACTCCTTAGCCCTGGACTTTAGCAAGCAATCTCCAGAGCATCCATCAGCTGGGGGCACCTCACGTGCTACAGAGAATGGCCCTACTGAGGTAGACTATAGCCCTTCAGATGGAACAGATGAAAGACCATCTGAAGACCGTAATTCTGCAGTGGAGaagccttttctttttgaagaGAGTTATTCAATCCTTGCCACTTCTGCAACCCCATCAGATGCATCTCAGTCCACTCCCTCTGTCACAACCCCTTGCCAGATGACAGAGATGCTACATGCAGCAGCTGAGCAGACGGATAAGTCTCCTGTCACCACAAAGGCATCTTCTCTTACCCACTCTCCCCATTCAAATGAGCCATCCCCAGTGCTGGGAAGTCCCTCAGCTAAAGACAGCCACAGCCCCATTTCACCATCTGTAGAGAGCATTACTAATACATCTGACACACTGCAGAAATATGACAAGTCACCCTCACCTCCCAAAGCTGCTTCACCCTCATTGACTTTTAGCTATTCAAAAGAAGATACCTTTTCCCCTGCAAAGGAGACTAATCCTTTCAAATGTGAGGATTCAACACCTGAGGCAAAATCCCCTGTGAGCCCTAAAGTCCCCTGTCCATCATATCTACCTCTCTCCTCTGATCCATGTCATTACAATTCTGCCTCTGGTTCCAGAGACCCAGATGCTATTAAGAAGAGCCCCTCTGCTCCATCTAAGACAGATGTTGACCTCTGCCTAGTCACTTCATGTGAGTATCGTCACCCTAAGACCGAACTTTCCCCATCTTTCATCAACCCTAGCCCTATGGAATACTTCATTAATGAAGAAAACGCCATGGATGAAGAGAAGCTTTTGACCAAGTCAGGAGGAGGGCCTCCACCTCCAGGAGGTAAGCTTTCCGCAAAGCAGTGTGAGGAGACCCCACCCACATCCATCAGTGAATCCGCCCCCTCCCAGACAGACTCAGATGTTCCACCAGGGACCGAGGAGTGCCCCTCCATCACAGCTGATGCTAACATTGACTCTGAAGATGACTCTGAGACTTTGCCTACTGACAGAACACTGACTTATCGGCATGCAGATCCTCCTCCGGTGGCACTGAGGGACTCTGCTCCATCTGCAGGCCACCATGATGTCTGCATGGTGGACCCAGATGCCCTCAAGGCTGAAGAAAACCTCCACAATGCTAATACAGATGGAGGAGAGAAGCCCAAGAAGAAAAAGCTGATCAAGAAGTCTTCCTCACCTGCCAGGAAGAGTACTCTATCAAAAGTAAAGGACACCAAGACTGCCTCTCCAAAGAAGAGTGTCGGAGAAGGGAAGGACGCCAAAAATGCAACCAATACCTCGGCATCCAGAGGTGTAAAAAGTGCCACATCAG GTACTGGCAGTGGAAAGGTATCAGCTGGGGCAGCTCTGCCCAACTGTCCTCCAATGTTCATGGATTTGGTTTACATCCCTAATCACTGCAATGCCAAGAATGTAGATGCTGAGTTCTTCAAGCGGGTGCGCTCCTCTTACTATGTGGTCAGTGGCAATGATCCCACTGCTCAGGAGCCCAGTAGGTCTGTCCTTGATGCTCTGCTGGAAGGAAAGGCTCAGTGGGGAAACAATTTACAG GTCACTCTGATTCCAACCCATGACACTGATGTGATGAGGGAGTGGTACCAGGAGACCCACGACAAGCAGCAGGAGCTCAACATTATGGTGctggccagcagcagcactgtggTCATGCAGGACGAGTCCTTCCCCGCATGTAAGATAGAGATGTAG